In a single window of the Deinococcus malanensis genome:
- a CDS encoding hemolysin family protein, whose amino-acid sequence MLAVYAVARQRQRRTSQFDPQPSARGAHHQVRWCALTALLPLGVILLMVALNALYVAAEFATVGSRRSRVQEAAEAGNRTAADLLEILKDPRRLDTYVAACQIGITLSSLAAGAYGQAQLIPLLAPVVGPVGGVVLATVLVLVLITALQVVLGELLPKTVALRYPERLAVATLRPMQFSLFVFHPLIRLFNGTAFSLMRALKLQVDSSHAHVHSPEELEDLYRESARGGLIDASERDMVAGVLNVEDRVVREIMTPRTRLVTIPGHLTVHEALGRLANTPYTRFPVTGETPDDVTGIIHLRQLFLAGESQPDRLVGDVARPPLIVAESMPVPDLWRRLREASRHAAIAVDEYGGVAGMATLEDALEEIFGEMQDEFDHEDEPLTVDGDRVLARGDVLIDVLNDRFGLELPTDEVDTVSGLVWHELSRLPMVGDEVGVGALILRVEAMERRAVQRVSFTLPRGTTDHDTGRTV is encoded by the coding sequence ATGCTGGCGGTCTATGCCGTTGCCCGCCAGCGACAACGCCGAACCTCCCAGTTCGACCCACAACCCAGCGCCCGTGGAGCCCACCACCAAGTCCGGTGGTGCGCCCTGACGGCCCTCCTCCCCCTTGGGGTCATCCTGCTGATGGTGGCCCTCAATGCCTTGTACGTCGCCGCCGAGTTTGCCACCGTCGGCTCCAGACGATCCCGCGTTCAGGAAGCTGCCGAGGCGGGAAACCGCACCGCCGCCGACCTGCTGGAGATCCTGAAAGACCCACGGCGCCTGGACACGTACGTCGCGGCCTGCCAGATCGGGATCACCCTCAGCAGCCTGGCCGCCGGCGCTTACGGTCAGGCTCAGCTCATTCCGCTGCTCGCTCCTGTGGTCGGCCCCGTCGGGGGCGTGGTCCTGGCAACCGTCCTGGTGCTGGTGCTGATCACGGCCCTGCAGGTCGTCCTGGGTGAACTGCTGCCCAAAACGGTCGCCCTGCGCTACCCCGAACGGCTCGCGGTGGCGACCCTGCGGCCCATGCAGTTCAGCCTTTTTGTCTTCCACCCGTTGATCCGCCTCTTTAACGGCACGGCTTTTTCCCTGATGCGGGCCCTGAAGCTCCAGGTGGATTCCAGTCACGCGCACGTTCACTCCCCTGAGGAGCTCGAGGACCTGTACCGCGAGAGTGCCCGTGGAGGGCTGATCGACGCCAGTGAACGTGACATGGTTGCGGGTGTCCTGAATGTCGAGGACCGGGTTGTCCGGGAAATCATGACCCCGCGGACCAGGCTGGTCACCATCCCTGGTCACCTTACCGTGCACGAGGCCCTCGGTCGGCTGGCCAACACGCCGTACACCCGCTTCCCGGTCACAGGCGAGACCCCTGACGACGTGACCGGTATCATTCACCTGCGGCAACTCTTCCTGGCGGGTGAAAGTCAGCCCGACCGGCTGGTCGGTGACGTTGCCCGGCCACCGCTGATCGTGGCCGAAAGCATGCCGGTCCCGGACCTGTGGAGGCGCCTGCGTGAAGCGTCACGGCATGCGGCCATCGCCGTGGACGAGTACGGTGGTGTCGCCGGGATGGCCACCCTGGAAGACGCCCTGGAAGAGATCTTCGGGGAAATGCAGGACGAGTTCGATCACGAGGATGAGCCCCTCACGGTCGATGGTGACCGCGTGCTGGCCCGGGGGGACGTGCTGATCGACGTGCTCAACGACCGCTTCGGGCTGGAGCTGCCCACAGACGAGGTGGACACCGTCAGCGGCCTGGTGTGGCATGAGCTGAGCCGGCTGCCGATGGTGGGTGATGAAGTGGGCGTGGGGGCATTGATCCTGCGGGTCGAAGCGATGGAGCGCCGCGCCGTGCAGCGGGTGAGCTTCACCCTGCCCAGAGGCACGACGGACCACGACACCGGGAGGACCGTCTGA
- a CDS encoding PAS domain-containing sensor histidine kinase, which produces MIPQAFRWLLAGWLLAALAGTLGLYLMTRSDLHERFDLDARVLHRMLSQRMEQQEAVLRSVDALWQQQVGPLTLGRFAGVLLAPYPQVTAVEECAGTSCRSVTAGHSRLPPLPPATPADPTVVWPGTGGPLYALALRQVRVWIDADRLLSRDDLPHQMLTVQIYRPDGTGLLLSREQVVGRASLTFRVEKKLGTSLQPFPVRFERAVPWTAWPWTSIAAWWVTTAVAALWVVRLVTARRRSERALQDERHRAEGILRSTTDGIVALDPQGQLLQANPASQQVLGHLPVSVDIRAAVVLHATLAQEPFDTDGFWSSDTACPLPEGTAVRRGTETVLVEGSIAPVFGDAGQMLGRVFTVREVGPLQQRMLAQLGEGERRVREHAEQLAHVSRLSTLGEMSAGLAHELNQPLTAVMSYGQAGARLLDEPDPDLPRVRQAMTAMVTQARRASDIIGHLRRLVRRTPARLQPVDLTQVVQNILTLCQADLHMQNVQVSTKFPLTAPLVRADAVQVEQIVLNLVRNALDALARVESRELTLSIRRQPSTWALTIQDSGPGISQEARQRLFTPFNTTKADGLGLGLTLSQSLAQGMNGDLTLAEEAHGGAAFMLTLPVWEVQHEQPA; this is translated from the coding sequence ATGATCCCACAGGCGTTCAGGTGGTTGCTGGCAGGATGGCTGCTGGCCGCGCTCGCCGGAACGCTGGGGCTGTACCTGATGACCCGGTCCGACCTGCATGAACGTTTCGATCTGGACGCCCGCGTGCTGCACCGCATGCTTTCACAACGCATGGAGCAGCAGGAAGCAGTGCTCCGCTCGGTCGATGCGCTGTGGCAGCAACAGGTCGGTCCCCTCACGTTGGGACGCTTTGCCGGCGTTCTGCTGGCCCCCTACCCCCAGGTGACCGCCGTGGAGGAGTGTGCTGGGACGTCCTGCCGCAGCGTCACCGCTGGACATTCCAGGCTCCCTCCTCTCCCCCCGGCCACGCCCGCGGACCCAACCGTGGTGTGGCCCGGGACAGGCGGCCCACTTTACGCCCTGGCTCTCCGGCAGGTGCGCGTGTGGATCGACGCTGACCGGCTCCTCTCCCGGGACGATCTGCCCCACCAGATGCTCACCGTGCAGATCTACCGTCCTGATGGCACCGGTCTGCTCCTCAGCCGCGAGCAGGTCGTCGGCCGCGCGTCCCTGACCTTCCGCGTCGAGAAAAAGCTCGGAACAAGTCTGCAACCGTTCCCGGTCCGCTTTGAACGCGCCGTCCCCTGGACGGCGTGGCCGTGGACCTCCATCGCAGCCTGGTGGGTGACTACAGCGGTCGCAGCCCTGTGGGTGGTGCGTCTGGTCACGGCCCGGCGCCGCTCGGAACGGGCCCTGCAGGACGAGCGTCACCGCGCCGAGGGCATCCTGCGCTCAACCACCGACGGCATAGTCGCACTGGACCCCCAAGGACAGCTCCTTCAGGCCAATCCCGCCTCTCAGCAGGTGCTGGGTCACCTGCCGGTCAGCGTGGACATCCGCGCGGCGGTGGTGCTCCATGCGACCCTCGCCCAGGAACCGTTCGACACCGACGGCTTCTGGTCCAGTGACACCGCGTGTCCCTTGCCGGAGGGCACTGCCGTGCGCCGCGGAACGGAGACGGTTCTCGTCGAAGGTTCCATCGCTCCGGTGTTCGGGGACGCCGGGCAGATGCTCGGCCGGGTCTTCACCGTGCGTGAGGTAGGCCCCCTCCAGCAGCGCATGCTCGCGCAGCTTGGTGAAGGCGAGCGCCGGGTCCGGGAGCATGCCGAACAGCTCGCGCACGTCTCGAGGCTGTCCACGCTCGGGGAGATGAGCGCGGGCCTCGCGCACGAGCTCAACCAGCCCCTCACGGCCGTCATGAGTTACGGGCAAGCCGGAGCACGCCTGCTGGACGAGCCGGACCCGGATCTACCACGGGTGCGTCAGGCCATGACGGCGATGGTCACACAGGCCCGGAGGGCCTCGGACATCATCGGTCATCTGCGCCGGCTGGTCCGCCGGACGCCAGCCCGGCTGCAGCCGGTGGACCTGACGCAGGTCGTTCAGAACATCCTGACCCTCTGCCAGGCTGACCTCCACATGCAGAACGTGCAGGTGAGCACGAAGTTCCCCCTGACGGCACCACTCGTCAGGGCGGACGCCGTGCAGGTCGAGCAGATTGTGCTGAACCTGGTCCGGAATGCCCTGGATGCTCTCGCCCGCGTGGAATCCCGGGAGCTGACGCTGAGCATCCGCCGGCAGCCCTCGACCTGGGCTCTGACGATCCAGGACAGCGGCCCGGGTATCTCTCAGGAGGCACGACAGCGACTGTTCACGCCGTTCAACACGACCAAAGCAGACGGTCTCGGTCTGGGCCTCACGCTCTCTCAAAGCCTGGCCCAAGGCATGAACGGCGACCTCACCCTGGCAGAGGAAGCACACGGCGGAGCGGCGTTCATGCTGACCCTGCCGGTCTGGGAGGTTCAGCATGAACAGCCGGCTTGA
- a CDS encoding response regulator transcription factor, which produces MNSRLEPTVYIVDDDEAVRDALSFLLRTMGLKVEPFADGPALLAALNPQDVGCLLLDIRMPQIGGLQLQTQLQARGSDFPVIIMTGHGNVDLCRRAFQQGAVDFLEKPVDENILLEAVQRAIHTHLNQRGRLAASEEARRRLARLSDREREVLTGVMSGETSKQSARTLSISARTVETHRASVFQKLEVTSLAELMRTYLNAVESTP; this is translated from the coding sequence ATGAACAGCCGGCTTGAGCCGACGGTGTACATCGTCGACGATGACGAAGCGGTGCGTGACGCCTTGTCGTTCCTGCTGAGGACCATGGGCCTGAAGGTCGAGCCCTTCGCGGACGGACCCGCGCTGCTTGCCGCCCTGAACCCACAGGATGTGGGCTGCCTGCTGCTGGACATCCGCATGCCACAGATCGGCGGACTGCAGTTGCAGACCCAGCTTCAGGCGCGCGGGAGTGACTTTCCGGTCATCATCATGACCGGCCACGGGAACGTGGACCTGTGCCGCCGGGCCTTTCAGCAGGGCGCGGTGGATTTCCTGGAAAAGCCCGTGGATGAAAACATCCTGCTTGAAGCGGTGCAGCGCGCCATTCACACCCACCTGAACCAACGCGGACGTCTGGCGGCCAGTGAAGAAGCCCGTCGACGACTCGCCCGCCTGAGTGACCGGGAACGCGAGGTGCTCACCGGCGTGATGAGCGGAGAGACCAGCAAGCAAAGCGCCCGGACCCTCAGCATCAGTGCCCGGACCGTTGAAACGCACCGCGCCAGCGTCTTTCAGAAGCTGGAAGTCACCTCTCTGGCCGAGCTGATGCGGACCTACCTGAATGCGGTCGAGTCGACTCCGTAA
- a CDS encoding hemolysin family protein: protein MVDVVLPIVVILVLVVLNGLFVAAEFALVASRRTRLTALADTGNPAARWLTTVFDEETGKDRYIAIAQLGITLASIGLGMYGEPAIAGWLYGPFEDAGLSYAAAHTAGFIIALSLITFMHVVFGEMIPKALALQAPEAVSLQVNPLMRVFGFLFRPLILVLNFLALGLMRLLRIREPGKNAFLYTSKELSIITDESAESGQLGEVQRDLIQNIFALEDRTAEELMTPRRSLEALSVSAAPEEVTRRIAGSPRSRYPVFEDNLDEIIGVLHVKDFIRARVAGRSLHLGRLIRPLPSVAASSTAEHLLALFKRERLHAALVVDEFGGTLGFVTMDDLIEDVMDEEDAGSSDWVQRNEDGSLSLNGEVTLSELREDHGLNLHSEDATTIAGLLLGEHGTVPSAGTTVFVQGHDLTAEEVQGLKITRVRVRPVPSSAGGSSLAPGG from the coding sequence ATGGTGGACGTCGTTCTTCCGATCGTGGTGATTCTGGTGCTGGTGGTGCTCAATGGCCTGTTCGTCGCGGCGGAGTTCGCGCTGGTCGCGTCCCGCCGCACCCGCCTGACGGCGCTCGCCGACACCGGAAACCCGGCAGCCCGCTGGCTGACCACCGTCTTCGACGAGGAGACGGGCAAAGACCGCTACATCGCCATCGCGCAGCTGGGCATCACGCTCGCCTCCATCGGGCTGGGCATGTACGGGGAACCCGCGATCGCCGGCTGGCTGTACGGGCCGTTCGAGGACGCTGGCCTGTCCTACGCGGCGGCGCACACGGCCGGGTTCATCATCGCGCTGAGCCTGATCACGTTCATGCATGTGGTCTTCGGAGAAATGATCCCGAAAGCCCTGGCCTTACAGGCGCCGGAAGCGGTCAGCCTGCAAGTGAACCCGCTCATGCGGGTATTCGGCTTCCTCTTCCGGCCGCTGATCCTTGTGCTGAACTTCCTGGCCCTGGGGTTGATGCGGCTGCTGCGTATCCGGGAACCGGGCAAGAACGCCTTTTTGTACACCAGCAAGGAGCTCAGCATCATCACGGATGAAAGTGCCGAGAGTGGTCAGCTGGGGGAAGTGCAGCGGGACCTGATCCAGAACATCTTTGCTCTCGAGGACCGCACCGCCGAGGAGCTGATGACGCCCCGCCGCAGCCTGGAGGCCCTGTCGGTCAGCGCGGCCCCTGAGGAAGTTACCCGGCGGATCGCCGGGTCGCCGCGCAGCCGGTACCCGGTCTTCGAGGACAATCTCGATGAGATTATCGGGGTGCTGCACGTCAAGGACTTCATTCGTGCGCGCGTGGCAGGCAGGTCCCTCCATCTGGGCCGGCTGATTCGTCCCCTGCCCAGCGTGGCGGCGTCCTCCACGGCCGAGCATCTGCTGGCCCTGTTTAAGCGGGAACGCCTGCACGCGGCTCTGGTGGTCGATGAGTTCGGCGGCACCCTCGGCTTTGTCACGATGGATGATCTGATCGAGGACGTCATGGACGAAGAGGATGCGGGATCGTCGGACTGGGTGCAGCGCAATGAGGATGGCTCGCTGAGCCTGAATGGCGAGGTGACGCTCAGCGAGTTACGTGAGGATCATGGCCTGAACCTGCACAGTGAGGATGCGACGACGATTGCTGGGCTGCTGCTGGGGGAGCACGGGACGGTGCCTTCGGCGGGGACCACGGTGTTCGTGCAGGGTCATGACCTCACGGCTGAAGAGGTACAGGGCCTCAAGATCACGCGCGTCCGGGTACGGCCAGTTCCGTCTTCCGCCGGCGGTTCTTCACTGGCTCCGGGGGGATGA
- a CDS encoding MgtC/SapB family protein produces the protein MENFWAELRLMEGLVIAAVLSGLIGWERERRRRSAGLRTHILVGVSASLFVVLADTLITQFATSSDLVRFDLVGVLGAVVSGVSFLGAGAIFSDRRGGGTQGLTTAAGLLATASVGVACGLHLYVLATGATLLFLFTLAPLSRLVGQVQHAEEEKRDA, from the coding sequence ATGGAGAACTTCTGGGCTGAACTGCGATTGATGGAAGGTCTGGTGATAGCCGCCGTGCTGAGCGGGCTGATCGGCTGGGAGCGTGAGCGGAGGCGACGAAGTGCCGGCCTGCGCACTCACATCCTTGTTGGCGTCAGCGCTTCCCTGTTTGTCGTGCTGGCCGATACGCTCATCACCCAGTTTGCCACCTCGTCCGACCTGGTCCGCTTTGACCTGGTGGGCGTGCTCGGCGCAGTCGTCAGTGGCGTGAGCTTTCTGGGCGCTGGAGCAATTTTTTCCGACCGGCGCGGGGGAGGGACCCAGGGACTCACCACCGCGGCCGGCCTGCTGGCCACCGCCAGCGTTGGGGTGGCGTGCGGGCTGCATCTGTATGTGCTCGCCACCGGCGCTACGTTGCTGTTCCTGTTCACGCTCGCGCCGCTGAGCCGCCTCGTGGGTCAGGTGCAGCACGCTGAAGAAGAGAAACGCGACGCCTGA